Proteins encoded by one window of Euzebyales bacterium:
- a CDS encoding type IV toxin-antitoxin system AbiEi family antitoxin domain-containing protein has product MNLTAMVKFVSTTMDVLCELAEPQAGYFTTAQATEAGVSSRALYQRTRRGDIDHVRYGLYRLRRFPAHPFEDVVAACSWAGGDSAASHEIALAVHGISDSMPSAIHITVPRRYRGRQDGVVIHHADLPDTDRTRVDAVPLTTIARTLHDVAATHDPALVEPAVAQAVARGTLRRRQLRRLVRDTPSLAPMVVGAGRGVGHTWARRTHKAIVVTRRLDVLAGYGHSDRRRGDLRPSVALLPRRG; this is encoded by the coding sequence TTGAACTTGACCGCTATGGTCAAGTTCGTGTCAACGACGATGGACGTGTTGTGCGAGCTGGCCGAGCCGCAGGCCGGGTACTTCACGACCGCGCAGGCCACCGAGGCGGGCGTGTCGAGTCGGGCGCTGTACCAGCGCACCCGCCGTGGCGACATCGACCACGTCCGCTACGGGCTGTACCGGCTGCGCCGCTTCCCCGCGCACCCGTTCGAGGATGTCGTCGCCGCCTGCTCGTGGGCCGGCGGCGACAGCGCGGCCAGCCACGAGATCGCACTGGCGGTCCACGGCATCTCCGACTCGATGCCGTCGGCGATCCACATCACCGTGCCCCGCCGGTACCGCGGCCGTCAGGACGGCGTCGTCATCCACCACGCCGATCTTCCCGACACCGACCGCACCCGCGTCGACGCGGTGCCGCTGACGACCATCGCCAGGACGCTGCACGACGTCGCGGCGACCCATGACCCCGCGCTGGTCGAACCAGCCGTCGCGCAGGCGGTCGCGCGAGGCACCCTGCGTCGTCGCCAGCTGCGACGGTTGGTCAGAGACACCCCGAGCCTTGCACCGATGGTCGTCGGCGCTGGCCGAGGAGTAGGTCACACATGGGCGCGACGGACTCATAAAGCGATCGTCGTGACTCGGCGCCTGGATGTCCTCGCCGGCTACGGTCACTCCGATCGCCGTCGCGGTGACCTTCGACCCTCGGTGGCGCTGCTCCCGCGCCGCGGATAA